CGATTCTCGCGCCGTGGATGGTCTGCCGGAGGCCGTTCCCGCTCATTTCAAGCCGGTCGATGTCCTCATCAACAATGCCGGGCATGACATCGGCGGCCGGACGCGCTTCGATGCCGGCTCCGCCGACGACTGGTCCAACATCATCCAGACCAACCTGATCGGCCTGATGCGGGTCACGCGCGCGATCCTCCCCGAAATGGTCAAGCGCAACGCCGGACACATCGTCAACATCAGCTCGATCAACGCCGTCCGCATCGTCCCCGACATGGCGGCCTACAGCACCAGCAAGGCGGGCGTGCACATGTTCACCGAGACGCTCAGGGGTGAACTTGCCGAAACCGCGATTCGGGTCACCGAGCTCCAGCCCGGCCTGACCAAAACCAACATCATCCTGACCCGCTATCGCGGCGACAAGCAGAAAGAAAAGGACTATTTCGACCAGTTCAGAATGGCGCTGGAGCCTGCCGATATTGCCCGCTCGATCGTGTTCGCGCTGGACCAGCCCGCCCACGTTCAAATTGCCGAAATGATGATTCTGCCTGTAAACCGGTACTGACTTTTCCCGAACCAGGGCCCGGACATGGACAGACGTAGCGATTTGCAGTCGACACTCCGCATCGAGGACGTTCCGACCGTCCGGGCGATGGTCGCCCAGAAGCTGCGCGAGGCGATCATGTCCGGAACCCTGAAGCCGGGCCAACGCCTGGTCGAGCGCGAGCTCTGCGAAATGATGGGCGTCAGCCGCCCCTCGATCCGTGAAGCGCTTCGCGCGCTCGAAGCCGACGGGCTGGTCAACATCGTCCCCCATCGCGGCCCCATGGTGTCCACGATCAGCCTGGAGGAAGCCCGGCAGCTCTACGCGGCGCGCGCGGTGCTCGAAGGCTTCGCCGGCCGCGAGTGTGCCAGGCTGCATGATCCCGAGGTAGCGCGCCGGATCGGGGAGGCCCTGACGCGGCTGAAGGCGGCCGCGGCCAAGCAGGATCTCGTCGGCTGCCTCGAGGCCAAGACTGACTTCTACGCCGCGCTGATCGGCGGCTGCCGCAATGCCTTCATCGAGCGCGCGCTCAAGCCGCTCCACGACCGTATCCAGCTCTTGCGGATCACCTCGATGTCGCAGCCGAAGCGGATCAACAAGAGTCTGCGCGAGGTCACCGCGATCTGGCGGGCGATCCAGAGCGGCGATGCGGAGCTCGCCGAGCGCTGCTGCGTCGACCACATCAATGCGGCCGCCGTGGCCGCGCTCGACATGATCGAAAAATCGTCGGCGGCCAAGGAGGCGGCGCCTACCGACGACTAGAACAATGCCGCCAGGGAGTGTTCGATGCCGTATCTCGTACGATCGCTGATCCTGCTTGTCCTGCTCACACCCTGCGGCGCTTCCGTCGCGAACGACTATCCCTCACGTCCGGTCACGCTGATCGTGCCCTTCTCCGCCGGCGGACCGGGCGACGTGATCGCGCGGATCCTCGGCGGCGCCATGAGTGCAACGCTGAAACAGTCCGTCGTTATAGAAAATGTCGTCGGTGCCGGCGGCACGCTCGGCACCAACCGCGTCGCCAAGGCACCCCCCGATGGTTACACGCTGCTCCTCATGCATGTCGGCCAAGCCACCGCCCCTGCCCTTTACGCCAAGCTGCCGTTCGA
The nucleotide sequence above comes from Bradyrhizobium sp. NDS-1. Encoded proteins:
- a CDS encoding SDR family oxidoreductase, whose amino-acid sequence is MTEQQGQTVVLTGAAGGMGRAITEALLESGRRVVLVDRDARALQELAATAGDRVFPIQLDVSDSRAVDGLPEAVPAHFKPVDVLINNAGHDIGGRTRFDAGSADDWSNIIQTNLIGLMRVTRAILPEMVKRNAGHIVNISSINAVRIVPDMAAYSTSKAGVHMFTETLRGELAETAIRVTELQPGLTKTNIILTRYRGDKQKEKDYFDQFRMALEPADIARSIVFALDQPAHVQIAEMMILPVNRY
- a CDS encoding GntR family transcriptional regulator, whose translation is MDRRSDLQSTLRIEDVPTVRAMVAQKLREAIMSGTLKPGQRLVERELCEMMGVSRPSIREALRALEADGLVNIVPHRGPMVSTISLEEARQLYAARAVLEGFAGRECARLHDPEVARRIGEALTRLKAAAAKQDLVGCLEAKTDFYAALIGGCRNAFIERALKPLHDRIQLLRITSMSQPKRINKSLREVTAIWRAIQSGDAELAERCCVDHINAAAVAALDMIEKSSAAKEAAPTDD